In the Quercus lobata isolate SW786 chromosome 5, ValleyOak3.0 Primary Assembly, whole genome shotgun sequence genome, one interval contains:
- the LOC115990813 gene encoding uncharacterized protein LOC115990813 has translation MSVWNPKVRGTFQYSSVSISVEAMFGTDFEQIQLGWIVNPNMYGDTRTHLFFQMTDGADSPRTGKWWVYFNTEPHPVGYFPNKLFFELNSGANTLKWGGYVFTGPNDNASPQMGSGKFDNGEYQRTAYMTNVQNVGANNQLVRLPNDIQTAESCCYLEGDESYKDETIGYTFCFGGKGGILDYCYNGTSK, from the exons ATGAGTGTATGGAATCCAAAGGTTAGAGGAACTTTCCAATATAGTTCAGTTTCAATCTCAGTTGAAGCAATGTTTGGAACTGACTTTGAACAAATACAACTTGGGTGGATT GTAAACCCAAACATGTACGGTGACACACGCAcccatttgttttttcaaatgACT GATGGAGCAGATTCACCTAGAACTGGAAAATGGTGGGTGTATTTTAATACTGAACCTCATCCAGTTGGATATTTTCCAAACAAACTATTTTTTGAGTTAAATTCTGGAGCAAACACATTGAAATGGGGAGGCTATGTTTTCACTGGGCCAAATGATAATGCTAGCCCTCAAATGGGTAGTGGAAAATTTGATAATGGTGAATATCAACGAACTGCTTACATGACTAATGTACAAAATGTAGGTGCCAATAATCAATTAGTTCGCTTGCCAAATGATATTCAAACTGCCGAGTCTTGTTGTTACCTTGAAGGGGATGAATCATACAAAGACGAAACAATAGGTTATACCTTCTGTTTTGGCGGAAAAGGTGGCATATTAGATTATTGT